The proteins below come from a single uncultured Carboxylicivirga sp. genomic window:
- a CDS encoding glycoside hydrolase family 9 protein, giving the protein MKITFLTLLLIISIASCAQKTSIKVNSLGFRPNDAKYASVTQSANSTFTIVDNQTQKTVLEGEINQPVYQKDINEKVARIDFSKLNQVGKYYIKVGDVTSSVFQIDKEVYQSALYTSMRAFYLWRCGEAVEGEHDGHTFKHVACHTQDGYIAYGEEKEQKKDGVGGWHDAGDYGKYTVNAGVTVGALFLAWEHYHDKLSKLDLQLPSDKSNTVYPDFLKEIKYEIDWLFKMQYNDGSGRVSHKLTRKYFSGFIMPEEDKEKRYFTTWSSAATADFVAMMAMASRNFKQYDEEYADSCLAAAKISYQCLLEHPEHVKFEQGEFSTGGYQTDDADDRLWAASEMWLATGEKQYLEDFEQRLSAIDNPVELNWDWGNVGNLGVFGYVLHPDRDQNKELYKRVKEAVISVADSIVQSTQQDVYGRPMDKYFWGCNGTVARQSINLSVANLLKPDQKYTDATVSIVGHIFGCNYYGRSYVIGLGINPPMNPHSRRSAADSIDAPWPGYIVGGGHTATDWVDEVASYSHNEIAINWQAGLVYLLSSVY; this is encoded by the coding sequence ATGAAAATCACTTTCCTTACTTTACTTCTTATTATTTCTATTGCGTCCTGTGCGCAAAAAACTAGCATCAAAGTAAATTCTTTAGGTTTTCGACCCAATGATGCAAAATATGCGAGTGTAACTCAATCTGCAAATTCGACATTTACAATTGTTGATAATCAAACTCAAAAAACGGTATTAGAAGGTGAAATAAATCAGCCTGTATATCAAAAAGATATTAATGAGAAAGTAGCTCGCATCGATTTTTCAAAATTAAACCAAGTCGGAAAATATTATATAAAAGTGGGAGATGTTACATCTTCTGTTTTTCAAATCGATAAGGAAGTGTATCAATCGGCATTATACACTTCAATGCGAGCATTTTATTTATGGAGATGTGGAGAGGCTGTAGAAGGTGAACACGATGGGCATACCTTTAAACATGTTGCCTGTCATACCCAAGATGGATATATTGCTTATGGAGAAGAAAAGGAACAAAAGAAAGATGGTGTTGGAGGATGGCACGATGCCGGCGATTATGGAAAATACACCGTGAATGCTGGGGTTACAGTAGGAGCCTTATTTCTCGCATGGGAGCACTACCATGATAAATTGTCGAAACTCGATTTACAATTACCTTCAGATAAAAGTAACACTGTTTATCCAGATTTTTTGAAGGAAATAAAATATGAGATTGATTGGTTGTTTAAGATGCAATACAACGATGGGTCAGGTCGAGTATCTCATAAATTAACCCGAAAATATTTCTCAGGTTTTATTATGCCTGAAGAAGATAAGGAAAAACGATATTTTACAACCTGGAGTTCTGCTGCTACTGCCGATTTTGTTGCCATGATGGCGATGGCATCACGTAATTTTAAACAGTATGACGAAGAATATGCCGATAGCTGTTTGGCTGCAGCAAAAATAAGTTACCAATGTTTATTGGAACATCCCGAGCACGTTAAATTCGAACAAGGTGAGTTTTCAACAGGTGGATATCAAACCGATGATGCTGACGATCGTTTGTGGGCTGCATCAGAGATGTGGCTGGCTACTGGAGAAAAGCAATATCTCGAAGATTTTGAACAACGTTTATCTGCAATCGACAACCCTGTTGAACTCAATTGGGATTGGGGCAATGTTGGTAATTTGGGTGTTTTTGGATATGTGTTGCATCCCGATAGAGATCAAAACAAGGAACTATATAAAAGAGTAAAAGAGGCTGTTATTTCTGTCGCTGATTCTATTGTGCAAAGTACGCAACAAGATGTTTATGGACGGCCAATGGATAAATATTTTTGGGGATGCAATGGAACAGTCGCTCGACAATCCATTAATTTAAGCGTGGCTAATTTACTCAAACCCGATCAGAAATACACAGATGCAACTGTAAGTATTGTAGGTCATATTTTTGGTTGTAATTATTATGGTAGATCGTATGTTATCGGCTTAGGAATTAATCCACCTATGAATCCTCATTCGCGACGAAGTGCTGCTGATTCAATTGACGCTCCCTGGCCGGGTTATATTGTTGGAGGTGGACATACCGCAACCGATTGGGTAGATGAAGTGGCTAGTTATAGTCATAATGAAATAGCCATAAATTGGCAGGCAGGACTTGTTTATTTGCTTTCTTCAGTTTATTGA
- a CDS encoding glycosyl hydrolase: MMRLRIGLLGYILILISCSKSEGNGVVDTDPPGYESCSFQGATEVNKGEATIEIIYDQNIVLVKPHGITLNEVLITDVKANYKKLIVDVNLDVDTEYALKIPKGVIKGPDGSTADEVVISFKTKEIASEIIDEHVVCANPSPQVVNVYNFLLENYGERCLSSTHANVSWNINEAEWVKLHTDKYPAITTVDYIHLPASPANWIDYNEIGWIEDWWNNNGLLCANWHWIVPQYEGDTDINNYTYKPEETTFRASNILVEGTWENEVAMADLAELADYLKLLQEKNIPVIWRPFHEAAGNIYEYTGGTAWFWWGDDGADTYKALWIYMFDYFESRGLNNLIWVWTTQTKDNDFYPGDEYVDIIGRDIYNNSNPSNIASQYNTIQNTYPNKMVTLSEMGAVSPVSEQWNSGARWSYFMPWYDYERTNDVNGDAFKDTKHVHANAQWWIDAMSQTYVITRDQMPSLK, translated from the coding sequence ATGATGAGATTGAGGATAGGTTTATTAGGATATATTTTAATATTGATTTCCTGTAGTAAAAGTGAAGGTAACGGAGTTGTTGATACCGATCCACCCGGATATGAAAGTTGTAGTTTTCAAGGAGCGACCGAGGTTAACAAAGGTGAAGCAACTATAGAAATTATCTACGATCAGAACATTGTATTGGTAAAACCTCATGGAATTACCTTGAATGAGGTTTTGATTACTGATGTGAAAGCTAATTATAAGAAGTTAATAGTAGATGTAAATCTTGATGTAGATACCGAATACGCATTAAAGATTCCCAAAGGTGTTATTAAAGGGCCTGATGGCAGTACAGCAGATGAAGTTGTTATTTCATTTAAAACAAAAGAGATTGCATCAGAAATCATTGATGAACATGTGGTTTGTGCTAATCCATCTCCACAAGTTGTTAATGTTTATAATTTCTTATTAGAAAATTATGGAGAAAGATGTTTGTCATCAACTCATGCCAATGTGTCGTGGAATATAAATGAAGCGGAGTGGGTAAAACTGCATACAGATAAGTATCCGGCAATAACAACTGTTGATTATATACATTTACCTGCCTCACCTGCTAATTGGATTGATTATAATGAGATAGGCTGGATAGAAGATTGGTGGAATAATAATGGATTGTTGTGTGCCAACTGGCATTGGATTGTCCCTCAATACGAAGGAGATACCGATATAAATAATTACACTTATAAACCAGAGGAAACAACTTTTAGAGCATCAAATATATTAGTAGAGGGAACCTGGGAGAATGAAGTAGCCATGGCTGATTTGGCTGAATTGGCAGATTATTTAAAGTTATTACAAGAAAAAAATATACCTGTCATTTGGCGTCCATTTCATGAGGCTGCTGGTAATATTTATGAATATACTGGTGGTACGGCATGGTTCTGGTGGGGTGATGATGGTGCTGATACTTATAAGGCGCTGTGGATTTATATGTTCGACTATTTCGAATCCAGAGGATTAAATAATTTAATTTGGGTTTGGACAACTCAAACAAAAGATAATGATTTCTATCCTGGTGATGAGTATGTGGATATAATTGGACGTGATATTTATAACAATAGTAATCCGTCAAATATTGCTTCTCAGTATAATACAATTCAAAATACCTATCCGAATAAAATGGTAACATTAAGTGAAATGGGAGCAGTATCACCTGTTTCTGAACAGTGGAATTCGGGTGCCAGATGGTCTTATTTTATGCCATGGTATGATTACGAGCGTACCAATGATGTTAATGGTGATGCGTTTAAAGATACAAAGCATGTACATGCTAATGCCCAATGGTGGATTGATGCTATGAGTCAAACATATGTAATTACCCGTGATCAAATGCCTAGTTTAAAATAA
- a CDS encoding cellulase family glycosylhydrolase has protein sequence MKIIYIWALILMQFVFCTACSKEEGSVSKPAPEFKSSVPENNADNVELSTEVIITFDEVVTLTSNHGITLNGEPANVEVSFTKLIITAVLENATTYSIIIPQGAVVNTFDVPLANEVKISFTTKDAPVIDNSALEFVAKMGVGWNLGNTLDAKGTDETVWGNPYTTKEMIDAIKAKGFQTLRVPVTWQYHMGDAPDFKIEEAWLDRVEEVVNYGLDNGMYVIVNIHHDEEWIVPTNAKADVVKDQLGKVWAQIATRFKAYDNHLVFETLNEPRLIGSANEWTGGTAEGRACLNQFHKVAVDAIRNTGDRNTDRYIMISTYAASSIDVAINDLELPSSPNLIVSIHNYYPYELCLGENGKDWGTEADKLALDNEFDRIYNKFITNGTAVVMGEWGNLNHDNLQDRIRHAQYYSEGCIKRGICPIWWDNGNSNEFGIFDRRNIQWTNPDIANAIVQSVTE, from the coding sequence ATGAAGATAATCTATATATGGGCATTAATTTTAATGCAATTTGTTTTTTGTACTGCATGTTCAAAAGAAGAGGGAAGTGTTTCCAAACCGGCTCCTGAATTTAAGTCAAGTGTTCCGGAAAATAATGCTGACAATGTGGAGTTATCGACTGAAGTTATTATAACTTTTGATGAAGTGGTAACACTTACGTCTAATCATGGAATTACTCTAAATGGTGAACCTGCCAATGTAGAAGTTTCTTTCACTAAATTAATTATTACAGCTGTATTAGAGAATGCAACTACCTATTCAATAATTATTCCTCAAGGAGCTGTGGTAAACACATTTGATGTGCCATTAGCTAATGAAGTAAAGATTTCTTTCACAACCAAGGATGCTCCTGTTATTGATAATAGTGCGCTGGAATTTGTAGCTAAGATGGGTGTAGGTTGGAATTTAGGAAATACCCTGGATGCCAAAGGTACTGATGAAACGGTTTGGGGTAATCCTTATACTACTAAAGAGATGATTGATGCCATAAAAGCAAAAGGTTTTCAAACACTGCGGGTGCCGGTTACATGGCAATACCATATGGGCGATGCGCCTGATTTTAAGATTGAAGAAGCATGGTTGGATAGGGTAGAAGAAGTTGTGAATTATGGTTTGGATAATGGGATGTACGTTATTGTAAATATTCATCACGACGAAGAATGGATAGTTCCTACTAATGCCAAAGCTGATGTAGTGAAAGATCAATTAGGAAAAGTTTGGGCTCAGATTGCAACCCGATTTAAGGCGTATGATAATCATTTAGTATTTGAAACATTAAATGAACCGCGTTTGATAGGTTCTGCAAATGAGTGGACGGGTGGTACAGCTGAAGGGCGAGCATGTTTAAATCAGTTTCATAAAGTTGCTGTTGATGCCATTCGAAATACGGGCGACAGGAATACCGATCGTTATATTATGATTTCAACTTACGCAGCTTCTTCAATTGATGTTGCTATTAATGATTTAGAATTACCATCATCGCCAAATTTGATTGTATCTATTCATAACTACTATCCTTACGAGTTGTGCCTCGGTGAGAATGGAAAGGATTGGGGGACTGAAGCTGATAAACTTGCGTTGGATAATGAATTTGATCGCATTTACAATAAGTTTATTACGAATGGTACTGCTGTTGTGATGGGAGAATGGGGTAATCTAAATCACGATAATTTGCAAGATAGAATAAGGCACGCCCAATACTATTCCGAAGGCTGTATTAAACGAGGCATTTGTCCTATTTGGTGGGATAATGGCAATAGTAATGAATTTGGAATTTTTGATCGTAGAAATATACAATGGACTAATCCAGATATAGCTAACGCAATTGTTCAGTCAGTAACTGAATAA
- a CDS encoding sialate O-acetylesterase: MRVINIFMLILFQSLICIACTEGENVSKPAPVFKSSFPEDNAKDVELSTEIIVQFNEVVKLSSEHEITINNQVADVEESYTKLIIKAKLENNSTYNISIPAGAVKNTSGIELNEDIEFSFSTKEETVHVKDPNFHIYICFGQSNMEGQGTIEAQDKTVDERFQVMQALDCSELGNKGEWRVAVPPLCQCSSGLSPADYFGRTLIDNLTDDVKVGVINVAIGGCDIRLFDKDIYQDYTNTYTESWFQDKIKAYDGNPYQYLIQLAKLAQQDGVIKGILLHQGETNTGDDQWPLYVKKIYEDMLNDLSISADEVPLLAGEVFAGEDNCCSSMNEIINTLPKYVPTAHIVSSEECTGQDNAHFDSAGYRKLGKRYAEIMLSLLGIE; the protein is encoded by the coding sequence ATGAGGGTAATCAACATTTTTATGTTAATTCTTTTTCAGTCGCTTATATGTATAGCTTGTACAGAAGGTGAGAATGTGTCCAAACCTGCACCTGTGTTTAAATCGAGTTTTCCAGAAGATAATGCAAAGGATGTCGAGCTTTCAACCGAAATTATTGTTCAATTTAACGAGGTGGTAAAGCTTTCATCTGAACATGAAATTACAATAAATAATCAAGTAGCAGATGTTGAGGAGTCATATACAAAGCTTATTATAAAAGCTAAATTAGAAAATAATTCCACCTATAATATTAGTATTCCTGCAGGAGCTGTTAAAAATACTTCTGGTATTGAATTAAACGAGGATATTGAATTTAGTTTTTCTACAAAAGAAGAAACAGTACATGTAAAAGACCCGAATTTTCATATTTATATTTGTTTTGGTCAGTCTAATATGGAAGGACAAGGGACAATTGAAGCTCAGGATAAAACGGTTGATGAACGTTTTCAGGTAATGCAGGCCCTAGATTGTTCCGAACTTGGTAACAAAGGAGAATGGCGGGTTGCTGTTCCTCCTCTTTGTCAATGTTCATCCGGATTATCGCCAGCCGATTATTTTGGCCGAACACTGATTGATAATCTTACTGATGATGTTAAGGTGGGTGTAATAAATGTAGCTATTGGTGGTTGTGATATTCGATTGTTTGATAAAGATATTTATCAGGATTATACTAATACATATACCGAAAGCTGGTTTCAAGATAAAATAAAAGCTTATGATGGTAATCCATATCAGTATTTGATTCAACTGGCCAAGCTGGCTCAACAAGATGGTGTTATTAAAGGGATATTATTGCATCAGGGCGAAACCAATACGGGTGACGATCAATGGCCTTTGTACGTTAAAAAAATATATGAAGATATGCTTAATGATTTATCTATCAGTGCAGATGAAGTGCCATTGTTAGCTGGTGAAGTATTTGCAGGAGAAGATAATTGTTGCAGTAGTATGAATGAGATTATTAACACACTACCTAAATATGTGCCAACAGCTCATATTGTTTCGTCTGAAGAATGCACAGGACAGGATAATGCTCACTTTGATTCAGCCGGATATCGAAAACTAGGGAAAAGATATGCCGAAATAATGCTTTCATTATTAGGTATTGAGTAA
- a CDS encoding glycoside hydrolase family 27 protein, whose translation MKKQITFVMLLILSVSINAQKAENLALTPPMGWNSWNTFGTDINEKLVKDIADAFVDLGLKDAGYDYLVLDDGWMAMERDENYNLVPDPKKFPNGMKEVVDYVHSKGLKFGIYNCAGNKTCAGYPGSRGFEYQDAKLYAEWGVDFLKYDWCNTENLNAKGAYQTMRDALHATGRPILFSICEWGDNDPWKWGEEMGHMWRVTGDIINCWDCKVSHGTWSSLGVWPIIKLRKDIRKYSGPGHWNDFDMMEVGNGMPAGQDRVHFAMWVMLSSPLIMGNDLRSASKETIEILTNKEVIAINKDKLGIQAYCHSDEGKTEIWAKPMADGEWAFAIVNMSEEPVEINHDWAWHPVKDDLSGRELSVDHIEYTIRDLYNHKDLGSTKKNLKATIPGHDVLMIRMTPKK comes from the coding sequence ATGAAGAAGCAAATAACTTTTGTAATGTTATTGATTTTGAGTGTTTCAATCAATGCTCAAAAAGCAGAAAACCTTGCCTTAACACCACCAATGGGTTGGAATAGCTGGAATACTTTCGGAACCGATATTAATGAAAAGTTGGTGAAAGATATTGCCGATGCTTTTGTTGATTTAGGTCTAAAAGATGCCGGATACGATTATTTAGTATTGGATGATGGTTGGATGGCAATGGAACGCGACGAGAACTATAATCTGGTTCCCGATCCAAAGAAATTTCCAAACGGAATGAAAGAAGTTGTTGACTATGTGCATAGCAAGGGATTAAAATTTGGTATTTACAATTGTGCCGGAAATAAAACATGTGCCGGTTATCCTGGAAGCCGTGGTTTTGAGTATCAGGATGCAAAGTTATATGCCGAGTGGGGTGTTGACTTCTTAAAATACGATTGGTGTAATACCGAAAATCTGAATGCCAAAGGTGCTTATCAAACAATGCGTGATGCTTTACATGCAACTGGTCGTCCTATTCTTTTTAGTATCTGTGAATGGGGTGATAACGATCCATGGAAATGGGGTGAAGAAATGGGCCATATGTGGCGTGTTACCGGCGATATTATTAATTGCTGGGACTGTAAAGTTAGCCATGGCACATGGTCTTCGTTAGGTGTGTGGCCTATTATTAAATTACGTAAAGATATTCGTAAATATTCTGGCCCAGGTCATTGGAATGATTTCGATATGATGGAAGTAGGTAATGGTATGCCAGCTGGTCAGGATCGTGTACATTTCGCTATGTGGGTAATGCTTTCGTCTCCTCTAATTATGGGTAACGATTTGCGTTCGGCTTCAAAAGAAACTATCGAAATTCTAACAAACAAGGAAGTTATTGCTATTAATAAAGATAAATTAGGTATTCAGGCTTATTGTCATTCTGATGAAGGTAAAACAGAGATATGGGCTAAACCAATGGCTGATGGCGAATGGGCTTTTGCCATAGTTAATATGAGTGAAGAGCCTGTTGAAATAAATCACGATTGGGCATGGCATCCTGTTAAAGATGACTTGTCAGGAAGAGAATTATCCGTTGATCACATTGAGTATACTATCAGAGATCTATATAACCATAAAGATTTAGGTAGTACTAAAAAGAACTTGAAAGCGACGATTCCTGGTCATGATGTATTGATGATCAGAATGACTCCCAAGAAATAG
- a CDS encoding sialate O-acetylesterase has product MKRNLRVFAGLLSALFSTTMLANVSVPAVFANHMVLQQQSNVKLWGWGKPQEKVTVTVGWNTDTLKAEVDNQGHWLVELQTPKAGGPYEIKMQGYNTVILHDIMIGEVWLLSGQSNMEWTTRGGIVGKEEAVKQADLPNVRLFTVKPRTALNPTHDVSGEWNVCTPETMLDFSSIGYFFGKKLQENLDVPIGLICSSWGGTPIEVWMSEDVINSDPQLLKSAQSLDPVPWGPVEPGRAYNAMIAPMIPFNFAGVLWYQGEANTANPLTYTEMLQTLIKSWRKDFDKDLPFYFAQIAPWKDYGGTTGVEIRNAQRRALSLENTGMVVTSDIGDTLDIHPKNKKDVGLRFANMALNKTYGKTDLPIYGPLFSSYKVKGGKVTVLFDYADGLKVEGDALSEFEIKDEEGNWHSTKAKVRKNTIVLSSKVKAPQAVRFAWSNAATPGLFNQDGLPASCFNTDLAK; this is encoded by the coding sequence ATGAAACGAAATCTACGCGTATTTGCAGGCCTTTTGTCTGCATTATTTTCGACAACAATGTTAGCAAATGTATCTGTACCTGCTGTTTTTGCCAATCATATGGTTCTACAGCAACAAAGCAATGTTAAATTATGGGGATGGGGTAAGCCTCAAGAAAAAGTAACAGTAACGGTAGGATGGAATACCGATACTCTAAAAGCTGAAGTTGACAATCAGGGGCATTGGTTAGTCGAACTGCAAACACCTAAAGCGGGTGGCCCATACGAGATAAAAATGCAGGGATACAATACGGTTATATTACATGATATAATGATTGGTGAAGTTTGGTTACTTTCTGGACAATCAAATATGGAATGGACAACCCGTGGAGGTATCGTTGGTAAAGAAGAAGCTGTTAAACAGGCTGATTTACCTAATGTGCGTTTGTTTACTGTTAAACCACGTACAGCTTTGAATCCAACTCACGATGTTAGTGGTGAATGGAATGTGTGTACTCCTGAAACCATGCTTGATTTTAGTTCTATTGGTTATTTCTTTGGTAAAAAATTACAAGAAAACCTTGATGTGCCTATTGGTTTAATTTGTTCAAGTTGGGGGGGGACTCCAATTGAAGTTTGGATGTCGGAAGATGTAATTAATTCTGATCCTCAATTATTAAAATCAGCACAATCACTCGATCCGGTTCCATGGGGGCCTGTAGAACCGGGTAGGGCTTATAATGCGATGATTGCTCCGATGATTCCATTTAATTTTGCTGGTGTGCTTTGGTATCAGGGAGAGGCAAATACAGCCAATCCATTGACTTATACCGAAATGCTTCAAACATTAATAAAATCTTGGCGTAAGGATTTTGATAAAGATTTACCGTTCTACTTTGCTCAAATAGCACCTTGGAAAGATTATGGTGGAACAACAGGTGTTGAAATCAGGAATGCCCAGCGAAGAGCTTTAAGTCTTGAAAATACAGGCATGGTTGTCACAAGTGATATTGGTGATACCTTGGATATTCATCCTAAAAATAAAAAAGATGTTGGTTTGCGTTTTGCTAATATGGCTTTAAATAAAACTTATGGTAAGACCGACCTACCTATCTACGGACCATTATTTTCATCTTACAAAGTAAAAGGAGGTAAGGTAACTGTTTTGTTCGATTATGCTGATGGTTTAAAAGTAGAGGGAGATGCTTTATCGGAGTTCGAAATAAAAGATGAAGAAGGAAACTGGCATTCAACAAAAGCAAAAGTTAGAAAAAATACCATTGTACTAAGTAGTAAAGTAAAAGCCCCCCAAGCAGTTCGTTTTGCATGGAGTAATGCTGCTACACCCGGTTTATTTAATCAGGATGGTTTGCCGGCTTCATGTTTTAATACCGATTTAGCTAAATAA
- a CDS encoding AGE family epimerase/isomerase, with protein MKTDEIAKLINEQDQELKEILKFWADKSIDKVNGGFIGETNREGVQVADADKGAVLNARLLWTYSAAYNYCKDAKYLEIADRAYDYMIKYFKDPEFGGYYWALDNNGQVSNRRKQAYAQGFAIYGLSEYYRASGKKESLDEAINIYHLIEKHFKDEEFGGYIEALDNNWSPMEDMRLSAKDANEPKSMNTHLHIIEPYTNLYRVWPDAGLRTKIQHLLEMFRDHIINQETAHFHLFFDMDWTVKSEIVSYGHDIEGAWLLTEAAHEIKDDELLAQMKEIGKRMVDITIKEGMDSDGSVFYEKEDGHLDTDKHWWPQAEAMVGLMDVYQNTGDEAYLVAMTKVWYFIKNKVKDSECGEWFGKVHQDGEPDTEECKIGFWKCPYHNSRALIEVINRLKVLA; from the coding sequence ATGAAAACAGACGAAATAGCAAAACTGATTAATGAACAAGATCAGGAGTTAAAAGAGATATTAAAGTTTTGGGCTGATAAATCAATTGATAAGGTCAATGGAGGTTTTATTGGTGAAACAAACCGTGAGGGTGTACAGGTTGCTGATGCTGATAAAGGTGCTGTTTTAAATGCACGTTTGTTATGGACTTATTCTGCCGCATATAACTATTGTAAAGATGCCAAATACCTCGAAATAGCGGACAGAGCCTATGATTATATGATAAAATATTTCAAAGATCCTGAGTTTGGAGGATATTATTGGGCACTTGATAATAACGGACAAGTGTCTAACCGTCGTAAACAGGCATATGCACAAGGCTTTGCAATTTATGGTTTGTCGGAATACTACCGGGCATCAGGTAAGAAAGAAAGTTTAGATGAAGCAATTAATATCTATCATCTGATTGAAAAGCATTTCAAAGATGAAGAATTTGGTGGATACATCGAAGCGTTGGATAATAATTGGTCGCCAATGGAAGACATGCGTCTGAGTGCAAAGGATGCTAATGAGCCAAAATCGATGAATACGCATTTGCATATCATCGAACCATATACAAATCTTTATCGTGTGTGGCCCGATGCTGGTTTGAGAACAAAAATACAGCATTTGTTAGAAATGTTTCGAGATCATATTATTAATCAGGAAACAGCACATTTTCATTTGTTTTTTGATATGGATTGGACTGTAAAGTCTGAGATTGTATCTTATGGACATGATATTGAAGGGGCTTGGTTACTAACTGAAGCTGCTCATGAAATAAAGGATGACGAGTTATTGGCTCAAATGAAAGAAATCGGCAAACGAATGGTCGATATAACTATCAAAGAAGGAATGGATAGTGATGGAAGCGTCTTTTACGAAAAAGAAGATGGGCATTTGGATACAGATAAACATTGGTGGCCTCAGGCTGAAGCAATGGTAGGTTTGATGGATGTATATCAAAATACCGGCGATGAGGCATACTTAGTAGCCATGACTAAAGTTTGGTATTTCATAAAAAACAAAGTGAAGGATAGTGAATGTGGCGAATGGTTTGGTAAGGTTCACCAGGATGGAGAGCCAGATACTGAAGAATGTAAAATCGGTTTCTGGAAGTGTCCGTACCATAATTCACGTGCTTTAATTGAAGTTATCAATCGTTTGAAGGTTTTAGCTTAA